The Aedes aegypti strain LVP_AGWG chromosome 1, AaegL5.0 Primary Assembly, whole genome shotgun sequence sequence atattttctcgAACAACGGGCTGTTTGCGGGCAATCAAATGTGTGGTTTGGTTGAGAAGTTTTACATGtgaggttgttttttttttttgttacagttgaaatgatttttaccaCTCCATTTGCCAAAAACTTAAAGTAAAATGAgctaaaaatcagtaaaatgACTGTggtattttttctttttaattcgTCGCTACCAACTTTGACTTGAATGCACTAATCACCATTCTAAAAGAACGACACCTGATGGACGGAAATCTAGTGATCGTGACAAAATCCATGATGCctcgtggttgttctttatcctacgatcatagcaacaacgattaaggcccaagaatccatcattcaataatcaaaaatcatcaacaatgaaaaacttttttttttgttcgaatttaaaGATaccctcatgaaaatctatcactgcattacaaatagcaagtgcaatgcaatgatagattttcataaacattgctttggttttgaaaaattggaaaacgatgattgttattttcctcttaaccttttgtcgtcaagttatcacaacaaactagggagtcgatgccggttatggaccctttgcgtattatggaccccctacagaaaaacatgaGATATACACTCAAAGCaattttattcctatgaaaatctaccgggggaacttcgattacattgttagtcagcagtttcaggcaaaatatttggtttgagacgcataaatacagatatttgaacagttttgtaaatgaaaccacacaagagggtccataatacgcatttccaggtgggtccataataggctcgtcggcagcgagccggattacatgggaatcaaatggagggtccataatacgcaacgtcaaatttgtaaacaatcctattatggaccccgggagggtccataataggcattcggacaacagtttttcaaatacatatttcgctggaaaaatcgaatgattttgtatgtttcatagacgtactatgaagtaaagacattgaatttgttattaggctccacaaaacgtatacgcgtctgagatatcattgcggaaaagcgtctagaatgaatttcagctactaaggggtccattactagcattgaaaccctacgcTCCGCGAATAttgggtggtatgaataaaaatcacTTAACTTCACtgcatgtagcatctactcaaaaacaaaacccacaaagtttactacattggtatgaataaaataaacctttcgaacatgtagtacctactactttcgaacatgagcagtgactgatgctgcacgttaaaaaaaaaaccattcagAAGGCAGAGTGATGCTGCACGTAAAGAAAAATCCATttagagtgacgcttaaaatcaatgaaatcataaaGGGGATGTTAAATTTGTCGCTTATTCACACGacaaattatgtaaaaatatttattactaCATTCATCGCGTAATCGAGCATGGACACATATTCATGTAAGTTTACACGATTTAAAATATGAATTTGCTAttaatctggcattccctttatgtgcgtttgaattttatgatgatttgacaataaaagatttttttttctgagaattttggaattttagctAAAAATCTGTATCATTTGAAgaggatcttgagattacaagcaacataaaattaagaaattacTGAGATTCTGatgtaaaattcaaaaaaaaaatagaaataccatttcaaagaaaacaaaataatttcaaaagatcaATAACCGAATCAAATGCCGGATTTTTAATATTGCCACAAGAATCCCAGAAACGTTTACAAAATCCCAGAATTGTTATAACAAATCTAGAATGTCTATTGGAATCCCAGAATTGCCTCAAAAAATCTGGAATTCCAACGGACATCCGAGAATCTTGGATGTCACAATTTCACGTAAAGCTCAGCATTACTTTATAAATACCTGAATTGCCCAAAAATTCTAAATTCCTACAATAATTTTACCGGaatctcaaaaatctttttgaaatcTCAGATTTTTTACGGAAatctaccagtagctttgtagcaAATGCTACTTTCATTCATaccaatgcgttgtttgtagtatgttcgaaaagTGTAGTGATGTAAAATGACACATATATgatccactcgtgttccacatatagcgtttactatcgagaatgtagtaaactctacttttctacattttattcataccgctcattgtatttaccctatgaaatgaacgattttctaaatcatgttctacgattttgacgtacatatggcgagtgcaatcaatgcaaacatcatttttcgtacaACTGACAACATCGTTTGTGGGATGTATTTCCCCCCTGAAAATATACCGTTTTACCATATAAATATGCATAAATCTTGTAGTCTTGCCTAAATCAACTTGTAATTACGTAACAACATTCTCAGAAACCTCAAAATTAACTGATAACatatttaacagaaaaaaatattaaccctctaataccaaaatttttatttttgatctaaatatcattttcatttatctaaaatcgttctaaacacgttttgggcaatgatttatgtttattcgcaaatctatgaattttggttgttgatttttataatttttatttttgaacatccctatcctttttcattttttcttgaagcctcttttagttactgatttttggcaataataaaaattcaagtttttacggtacttttaaaaataataaatttgaaatatttttctgaaaatatttttattttgcgtacCACCAATACtataagtatttttattttttataccaccaagctcttcttctgttataggttaataatagaaaaatataaaaggtacgattttttatattacacgtaaaataaaataatgtgtaggttatataagaatacaatttttcaaaaatacaaaaaggtttcaaaagttataaaaaacttttctcatatgtgtgtgccaaaaataaaatcattttgatttccgagtcagggatggtacacaaattatgtcacgccaaatttcgacttttttgaccccccccccccctttgtcacgtttttttgtatgagtccttcgaaaattttgtaaggcttgtcacgccctcttccccttggagcgtgacgtaatttgtgcataacccctcacgaaaaaatacacaaaattccaaagtctaccccgtctaaaggcggggttgggtattagagggttaaacagataaattcatgaaaagcgAATCCGGGTGCATGTGGTCCAGTATTCGTCACTGAACTAATTTTGAATACATTTATAAAACTCCTTTTTTCTTTAGGTGAACGAATACTGGTACACCCATGTTCTATAATCAAAAGTCAAGCATCAAAACATCATTGGAGTGCACCATTTCTAATAAAACACTCATTTGTACCTATTCTAAATTTCAACAATATCAATAATGTTGAACAGAGTTTCTAAtgctttaaagattttttaacgGTCTAATAAATAGAATGAATAGTTTGTTCCATATTTCGAACGTTTCTTGTTAAActataaaataactaaaaaaatattaaagtataaaattatataaattaaatatattattgaacgaaaaagacaaaacaaattatatgcAAAGCGCTGGTTTGATGTATATGGTAAGTGAAATAGTTTGTTATTAGTTTTGCGCttgaatcaatttttttaatagAGATAAAAAACTTTAGAGGATGAATGTCACATGTGTTCCCTTTGTTGTAATGAGCGGTATTGGAGGAATGAATAAAGGGTGATCTGCGGTTATATTGCGGACGAGATCAACCAGCGATAAAAGATACGATTCGCCTCGTTCACTCTCAAAACTATtatgttttttcttcttttcttctcTCGGAACTTACAAAGTTGaacggtagacacaacaaggtaggctattcccccgcgtaaacaacgattttccatcaaaacatgtgtcgtcattcctatcgtcaagcgtgtggccttgaggatagtaaaggagagcaggccttgctttcttttacactcgttcgagtttgcgataggaatgacgtcactgccaaatgtcatttttcggagtataccgtgagggcccctaactctgcgcagctcctaactctgcgcacttttaccaaaattcaccaaaatctggtaaaacacttaaatttttgtttacaatttttgtttcatatattgctacaatagtaataaaaaagtacgcgaagaattttcttgacaaattatgtttattactctaataaaaaatgaaatagctttaaaaatattgaaaaacgtccaaattgactgcccgttagcaaaaatgctaagggagtacctcatcacttaagtcatttgaagcaaattaaagagaatatgtttcagatttttagtacgtaggcactagtttatttatcgagcaatcatcactggtaaagtgcaacttttttttccttcattttcttattcttcttaagtgcgcatagtaaggaaccatttttcaactatgttccttactatgcgcagcagttataaaacgttattttcaacaaacaatcaaccctccagaggtcgatattgaagggaaccatcgacttgtcgacaccatcgtgatatggaatagaaatgctttggaaaattgtttgaggggaccatcatagtaagggaagattaaaaaatgacgtccttcacattttaaggatttctacactCCGTCTCCTCAGTCTCTGTCGCGATTTTTACAGTACCTAATGTCACATTGTCATAGACTCTTCCTCCCCTCaacgatggacgtaatttttgaatgctccctaaccatgcaataaaataatttagatattttgtatagtttcatgagtcaatatcgagtaatggaacaccgaggtttaatcgtatttgctatatagaaacgccaataaagtactgttattgatctgcaataggaatcgttcattaattacgtcacgcttataCAGAGTGGCGATACTTCTCGATTGATTGATGAACAATACATGAAGAATGGATATACCCTTTCGCTTAAACTATTCTTCGTATTTAGTAGAAATGTTCGGGTTTTACCAGAgtctataaatgaagagttgcgcgaagagtgaaaccaaatctacctatcgaactgtcaaaccgtctacctatcgagcagaccagcataACAAATagccccattaaacatttgacagttcaacagccgactaaattggttgttgcaccgacgcttatggaagtttaacacAGCGAACAACTGACTAATCGCTAGATTAAATCGGGTGACCGAGGAAATCTGCGTTTTAGTAGGTCAACTTGcttggattttacttaaaataccgaTTTATCCACCTATTTAGTAGGATTGCGTCGGCCCACCCTATTAAATCGGATGATATTCGATTGATCCTTGTGTTAATCTTCCATAAGCGACGGTGCAATAATCGACCGATTTTGCAACtaatttagtcggctgttgaactgtcaaatgtttaatggggaggggctatttttgaagaaaaaggagaacaatcattcaaagaagcctcttcgcgcaactctctgtATATAGACTCTGGGTTTTACATATAACAAACCCGAACCAGGTTCTTATTTATTTACTTCAAACCCGGATCCGACCCGAATCCGAGACAATTATTTAATACCGAATCCGGACCCGAACAGAACCAAACAAATTTGGGTTTTATATTTTCTAATGAAAATACATAAACAGTCCAagctaattttcctttacacgcCAAAAGTGAACGCAAAAAAGACGTAGTTTGTACGTGTGATTGTAATTTCGATTATTTTAAGAGTTGCCCTTAATGGCATTCATTAACACTAATTATCATGGAttgaattatagataaaattcacttcaTTTAGTAAACTTCTATGTTACAGACATTCCACGCTCCACTAGGGACGTAAAGTCGTATAAAGtaagaaaatgaagattaattcagagtttaactgctagtaatgcttttagtaaaatactttaactgttataaagaatttatcgagtgcgcagagttaggaacctaaatgcgcagaataaggagcattgcaaaaatgagtgcgcagagttaggaacacggacacccttgagaaaaattaaaaaaatgcaataaaaatcattacttagtgaaacttttatattttttccttatacataagatcaataagtatttgctcCGAAAATTTCAGactattgtgttttgttttcaattaattacagctgtttgaaatttgaaaagccttaagtgcgcagagtatggggccttcacggtaataccttgcttctttttaccgtggtTGAACGGTAGCAACCAGGGGTGTTGGGTACATAACTGCCAAACTGCATACAGTTTGAAGTTGACACTTATAGcaaaaatgaaatttccatGTTCCTTGCAATTGCCCAAATATTTGTTGATCCAATAGAACAAAATCTAGAATATCGTGAAAAgagtactgcgatctgtcaaacttagGTACCTTCTGCAGTACCAAGAgagcagtactagaagtggaaCCCATTATGAATCCGACTACTATGACTCGATTCGTCTCTGCTGTCGGGCAATAACGTTCTATATCTACCCCAGCAAAAGATGTTTCGACAGCGACATTTTTCCTTTATAGTTTATTCTCTTTTTATTAGATACTGACACAACAATGCCTAAGTAGTTATAATCGCTTGACTTAGATTCTCCTAATCGTTCAGCACATGGTGTTTACGCGATACTTGTACTTATTGCTTATAAATAATATGAATTGTGCTTAACAAACTTATGTATATTCCTGTAGTGAAGGATCTTTGCGTCCACATTAATGCATTAATAACCCTTAAGTTTCTATTTTATCTCTCCACATACCTGATAGCACCTCTCACAGTAACGATACATGggattgttttgtttattgttacatttgacACATTTCCAGTAATCAGCCGGAGAAAAATCACTATCGTAAGACGACTGACTATCCGACTCTTCTGTGTCCGCAAGAATGGCGAATTCAGATGCGGATGAATTATCTGCAACCGCTTGTGCAAATGCTGCCAACATATAATCCTAAAAGAAATATGTTTTGCATCAGTCTATCTGTTAGAATCAAACTATTAATTATCCTCAAGCTTACTTCAGTTCCAGAGGATACATCCGACGAGTAGTCATCCTCTGATTCAGTTGCACTTGCTACCTCATATTCAACAACTTCCATGGTGGCTATCGTATCAACACGTCCATCATCTAACGAGGGTTGTGATATGCTTGAACATTGCGAATCAGTATCGCTATCAGATATGTCGCTAGAATCGTGGCAGATAtctgaaaaaaacataaaaacataaaaacataAAGATCGATATAACGAGGCTATTCCAGGATTCCATATTTCAATAGGAAACCTTTTTTGGAAGACAAAGAatttaaatgcaaaaaaaatattatgggACTCCAACAAAAGGCGAAAACACGAAAGGCGGAATCGCAAAAGGCAGAAACTCAAAAAGCAGACTGCCTTAGACGTGTAACAAAAGGCGGAAAATAACATAAGGCATACTCTAAAAAGGCGGAATTAGTCAAAAACATATTGAAATTATTTACTTAAGCATCCAAACAATAATTAGACTGAACTGTTAGCGTTTGCTATTCATGTCAGCATTTTCAAAATCTCCTAGCGGACTTAGACTCCCTTTTGAAAAGCATAGAATCCTGCATACAGtatcatgatattttttttcaatttatatgtaGGTATCATTGGggtcggggcccagatagccgtagcggtaaacgcgcagctattcagcatgaccatgctgagggtcgtgggttcgaatcccgctggtcgacgatcttttcgtaaaggaaattttctcgattcccagggcatagagtatcttcgtacttgccacacgatatacacatgcaaaaatggtcaaatggcaaagaaagctctcagttaataactgtggaagtgctcataagaacactaatctgagaagcaggctttgtcccagttgggacgtaacgccagaaagaagaagatgtaggTATTAGTCTTATAATACATAGGATGTACCTGgaagggaggcacagatactacacacgaaacatgaaacaacacttttccaaactgcaagacaatcaaggcaggcttaggaaaaat is a genomic window containing:
- the LOC5577889 gene encoding E3 ubiquitin-protein ligase Mdm2 isoform X3 produces the protein MNSCELKTIGWNTKKRCSSEVAELIAPSIPDVASFSYITLAKESPNRVLESDEDNYNSFNEQETDICHDSSDISDSDTDSQCSSISQPSLDDGRVDTIATMEVVEYEVASATESEDDYSSDVSSGTEDYMLAAFAQAVADNSSASEFAILADTEESDSQSSYDSDFSPADYWKCVKCNNKQNNPMYRYCERCYQVCGEIK